One stretch of Acanthochromis polyacanthus isolate Apoly-LR-REF ecotype Palm Island chromosome 16, KAUST_Apoly_ChrSc, whole genome shotgun sequence DNA includes these proteins:
- the marcksa gene encoding myristoylated alanine-rich protein kinase C substrate a, producing the protein MGAQLTKTAGKAETAAEKPGEAAASPTKTNGQENGHVKANGDASPAAAENGKEEVQANGSATAEETPKEEAEKAEDAPAEKEAADGEKVEAASPAPAEGEAAAKAEDAATPSTSNETPKKKKKRFSFKKSFKLSGFSFKKTKKETGDGAENEEGAAAAAPAEEAKAEGAEEAPAAAGEEAKPAEGEAAPAAEQAKEEVEAKPEEAAAAAAPAAEKPAEEVKEAPAAEEPKAEEKPAEPAAEEAPKTEEAAPASQEAASAEAPAAATEAAE; encoded by the exons ATGGGAGCGCAATTGACCAAGACAGCTGGAAAGGCTGAAACCGCGGCTGAAAAGCCCGGAGAGGCTGCTGCTTCACCCACCAAGACCAACGGGCAG GAAAACGGACACGTTAAAGCCAACGGGGACGCctctcctgcagcagctgagaaTGGCAAAGAGGAGGTGCAGGCCAACGGCAGCGCCACCGCCGAGGAGACCCCCaaggaggaggcagagaaggCCGAGGATGCTCCTGCTGAGAAGGAGGCTGCAGATGGGGAGAAGGTAGAGGCAGCATCTCCAGCTCCAGCCGAGGGAGAGGCTGCAGCCAAGGCCGAGGATGCGGCCACACCTTCCACCAGCAACGAGAcccccaagaagaagaagaagaggttcTCCTTCAAGAAGTCCTTCAAGCTCAGTGGCTTTTCCTTCAAGAAGACCAAAAAGGAGACGGGGGATGGAGCCGAGAATGAGGAGggcgccgccgccgccgcaccCGCAGAGGAGGCCAAGGCTGAAGGTGCAGAGGAAGCACCGGCGGCTGCTGGTGAGGAGGCCAAACCCGCCGAGGGGGAGGCTGCACCTGCTGCAGAGCAGGCCAAGGAGGAAGTAGAGGCCAAACCAGAGGAGgcggcagcagcggcagcaccagcagcagagaAACCAGCTGAGGAGGTCAAGGAGGCTCCAGCTGCAGAGGAGCCCAAGGCCGAGGAGAAGCCGGCCGAGCCTGCAGCCGAGGAGGCGCCCAAAACAGAGGAGGCCGCCCCGGCTTCACAGGAGGCAGCATCAGCGGAGGCTCCAGCTGCTGCCACAGAGGCTGCAGAGTAA
- the drc1 gene encoding dynein regulatory complex protein 1 isoform X1, translated as MEKVDKDPEEAPGRSVLPEKQEAKTRIPTRKIEENPIEEGTEQSKRQEEQEHTKRIIDLQRELTTFVTNIQTAGDAKWLERKAELEESRRIRRERLENDVKTSQEKYDEIVRSWLTLNEKRMLQELHEALNSHQQLCDIIIADKKKLINDLQQELKKRDDHYVKTLRNNEEEIDLLIERMEEQMRTLTNAYREQLGQTETVDQQETEASLAQYKAEWQQEMTELWDKQIAQLTDRRDEVKNYEEKLHDQMLKDADLYNQRLLEENCSKFKVQREHQQKKAADSVEKLLTNIKSYQPSEGKRTSIKRRISGLQKERQSLQNELLRQQKELAQKRETLSKEYKCTMDQYERLQKQVKHFAVADATKFREMWQMCEEERKEQVEKILDLDSQICKHLGVAWERPPLPFMEHSGPIQPQTQAPRPDHQGEEGELSVEKMKKVMELLCDEAGFLMESKVLQLLAPLEKENQTVVKQRALFHSLGIKGEDVPELTDFLSKYKQEQGEQTECFVCLQDVCAESSDVAKAVETSASTDMSSELIHCSSVLPALRSFLKQRVESRESTAHHRSTVGHTEARDAADYKTYWDSMANVISEDKLKMWDAAERKFRQYHVVLTNISELRSQNERLQRRNAELRVRVQEMAISTVGWSH; from the exons ATGGAAAAAGTTGACAAAGATCCAGAGGAGGCACCGGGACGCTCTGTGCTGCCTGAAAAACAAGAGGCGAAGACCAG gatCCCCACTCGCAAAATTGAAGAAAACCCCATTGAGGAGGGCACCGAGCAGTCAAAGAGACAAGAGGAGCAGGAACATACAAAG AGAATAATCGACCTGCAGAGAGAACTGACAACATTTGTGACCAACATCCAAACTGCAGGCGATGCCAAATGGTTGGAGCGAAAGGCAGAGTTGGAGGAATCTCGCAGAATtag ACGAGAGCGGCTGGAGAATGATGTGAAGACCAGCCAggaaaaatatgatgagattGTGAGAAGCTGGTTGACGCTCAATGAGAAGAGGATGCTTCAGGAACTGCATGAAGCCCTGAACAGCCATCAGCAGTTGTGTGACATTATCATCGCAGACAAGAAAAAACTCATTAACGATCTGCAACAG GAGTTAAAGAAGAGAGACGATCACTATGTGAAGACCTTGAGGAACAACGAGGAGGAGATTGACCTGCTGATTGAGAGGATGGAGGAGCAGATGAGAACTCTGACTAATGCTTACAGGGAACAGCTTGGTCAAACTGAG ACTGTTGATCAGCAGGAAACTGAAGCCTCACTTGCACAATACAAGGCAGAATGGCAACAAGAAATGACGGAACTTTGGGACAAACAG ATAGCACAGTTGACAGACAGGAGGGATGAAGTGAAGAACTATGAAGAGAAACTCCATGATCAGATGTTGAAGGACGCTGACTTATACAACCAGAGACTTCTAGAAGAAAATTGTTCAAAGTTCAAG GTCCAGAGAGAGCATCAGCAGAAGAAAGCCGCTGACAGCGTCGAGAAGCTCCTAACAAATATCAAATCGTATCAGCCCTCAGAAGGCAAGAGGACCAGCATTAAAAGAAGGATCTCCGG CCTGCAGAAAGAACGACAAAGCCTACAAAACGAGCTCCTAAGACAACAGAAAGAATTAGCGCAGAAGAGAGAGACATTATCTAAGGAATACAAATGCACCATGGATCAATATGAACGCCTACAGAAGCAAGTCAA ACACTTCGCAGTTGCTGATGCCACAAAATTTCGGGAGATGTGGCAAATGTGCgaagaagagaggaaagaaCAAGTGGAGAAAATTTTGGACTTGGACTCACAGATCTGCAAACATCTTGGTGTAGCTTGGGAGCGGCCTCCTCTGCCATTCATGGAGCACTCGGGTCCCATCCAGCCTCAGACACAGGCCCCGAGGCCCGACCAccagggagaggagggagagttatctgtggagaaaatgaagaaagtgatggagctgctgtgtgaTGAAGCG GGCTTCCTGATGGAGAGCaaagtcctgcagctgctgGCTCCCCTGGAGAAGGAAAACCAGACCGTTGTGAAGCAGAGAGCTCTTTTTCAT TCTTTGGGCATCAAAGGCGAGGATGTGCCAGAGTTGACTGATTTCTTATCAAAGTACAAACAAGAGCAGGGAGAGCAAACAGAG TGCTTTGTCTGCCTGCAGGATGTTTGTGCTGAATCCAGTGATGTTGCAAAGGCAGTGGAGACCAGTGCTAGCACTGATATGAGCTCTGAACTGATCCACTGTAGCAGTGTCCTGCCTGCTCTGAGAAGTTTCCTCAAGCAGCGTGTGGAGTCTAG GGAGAGCACAGCCCACCACCGTTCCACCGTTGGCCATACAGAAGCCCGAGATGCTGCAGATTATAAAACCTACTGGGACAGTATGGCCAACGTAATTTCCGAGGACAAGCTCAAGATGTGGGATGCAgcagagaggaaattcagaCAATACCA cgtgGTTCTGACCAACATCTCTGAGCTCCGTTCTCAGAATGAGCGTCTGCAGCGGCGAAACGCAGAACTGCGAGTACGAGTCCAAGAGATGGCCATCTCAACA GTCGGCTGGTCACATTAA
- the drc1 gene encoding dynein regulatory complex protein 1 isoform X2, whose product MEKVDKDPEEAPGRSVLPEKQEAKTRIPTRKIEENPIEEGTEQSKRQEEQEHTKRIIDLQRELTTFVTNIQTAGDAKWLERKAELEESRRIRRERLENDVKTSQEKYDEIVRSWLTLNEKRMLQELHEALNSHQQLCDIIIADKKKLINDLQQELKKRDDHYVKTLRNNEEEIDLLIERMEEQMRTLTNAYREQLGQTETVDQQETEASLAQYKAEWQQEMTELWDKQIAQLTDRRDEVKNYEEKLHDQMLKDADLYNQRLLEENCSKFKVQREHQQKKAADSVEKLLTNIKSYQPSEGKRTSIKRRISGLQKERQSLQNELLRQQKELAQKRETLSKEYKCTMDQYERLQKQVKHFAVADATKFREMWQMCEEERKEQVEKILDLDSQICKHLGVAWERPPLPFMEHSGPIQPQTQAPRPDHQGEEGELSVEKMKKVMELLCDEAGFLMESKVLQLLAPLEKENQTVVKQRALFHSLGIKGEDVPELTDFLSKYKQEQGEQTEDVCAESSDVAKAVETSASTDMSSELIHCSSVLPALRSFLKQRVESRESTAHHRSTVGHTEARDAADYKTYWDSMANVISEDKLKMWDAAERKFRQYHVVLTNISELRSQNERLQRRNAELRVRVQEMAISTVGWSH is encoded by the exons ATGGAAAAAGTTGACAAAGATCCAGAGGAGGCACCGGGACGCTCTGTGCTGCCTGAAAAACAAGAGGCGAAGACCAG gatCCCCACTCGCAAAATTGAAGAAAACCCCATTGAGGAGGGCACCGAGCAGTCAAAGAGACAAGAGGAGCAGGAACATACAAAG AGAATAATCGACCTGCAGAGAGAACTGACAACATTTGTGACCAACATCCAAACTGCAGGCGATGCCAAATGGTTGGAGCGAAAGGCAGAGTTGGAGGAATCTCGCAGAATtag ACGAGAGCGGCTGGAGAATGATGTGAAGACCAGCCAggaaaaatatgatgagattGTGAGAAGCTGGTTGACGCTCAATGAGAAGAGGATGCTTCAGGAACTGCATGAAGCCCTGAACAGCCATCAGCAGTTGTGTGACATTATCATCGCAGACAAGAAAAAACTCATTAACGATCTGCAACAG GAGTTAAAGAAGAGAGACGATCACTATGTGAAGACCTTGAGGAACAACGAGGAGGAGATTGACCTGCTGATTGAGAGGATGGAGGAGCAGATGAGAACTCTGACTAATGCTTACAGGGAACAGCTTGGTCAAACTGAG ACTGTTGATCAGCAGGAAACTGAAGCCTCACTTGCACAATACAAGGCAGAATGGCAACAAGAAATGACGGAACTTTGGGACAAACAG ATAGCACAGTTGACAGACAGGAGGGATGAAGTGAAGAACTATGAAGAGAAACTCCATGATCAGATGTTGAAGGACGCTGACTTATACAACCAGAGACTTCTAGAAGAAAATTGTTCAAAGTTCAAG GTCCAGAGAGAGCATCAGCAGAAGAAAGCCGCTGACAGCGTCGAGAAGCTCCTAACAAATATCAAATCGTATCAGCCCTCAGAAGGCAAGAGGACCAGCATTAAAAGAAGGATCTCCGG CCTGCAGAAAGAACGACAAAGCCTACAAAACGAGCTCCTAAGACAACAGAAAGAATTAGCGCAGAAGAGAGAGACATTATCTAAGGAATACAAATGCACCATGGATCAATATGAACGCCTACAGAAGCAAGTCAA ACACTTCGCAGTTGCTGATGCCACAAAATTTCGGGAGATGTGGCAAATGTGCgaagaagagaggaaagaaCAAGTGGAGAAAATTTTGGACTTGGACTCACAGATCTGCAAACATCTTGGTGTAGCTTGGGAGCGGCCTCCTCTGCCATTCATGGAGCACTCGGGTCCCATCCAGCCTCAGACACAGGCCCCGAGGCCCGACCAccagggagaggagggagagttatctgtggagaaaatgaagaaagtgatggagctgctgtgtgaTGAAGCG GGCTTCCTGATGGAGAGCaaagtcctgcagctgctgGCTCCCCTGGAGAAGGAAAACCAGACCGTTGTGAAGCAGAGAGCTCTTTTTCAT TCTTTGGGCATCAAAGGCGAGGATGTGCCAGAGTTGACTGATTTCTTATCAAAGTACAAACAAGAGCAGGGAGAGCAAACAGAG GATGTTTGTGCTGAATCCAGTGATGTTGCAAAGGCAGTGGAGACCAGTGCTAGCACTGATATGAGCTCTGAACTGATCCACTGTAGCAGTGTCCTGCCTGCTCTGAGAAGTTTCCTCAAGCAGCGTGTGGAGTCTAG GGAGAGCACAGCCCACCACCGTTCCACCGTTGGCCATACAGAAGCCCGAGATGCTGCAGATTATAAAACCTACTGGGACAGTATGGCCAACGTAATTTCCGAGGACAAGCTCAAGATGTGGGATGCAgcagagaggaaattcagaCAATACCA cgtgGTTCTGACCAACATCTCTGAGCTCCGTTCTCAGAATGAGCGTCTGCAGCGGCGAAACGCAGAACTGCGAGTACGAGTCCAAGAGATGGCCATCTCAACA GTCGGCTGGTCACATTAA